GGACAACCACCTGGTGTTTGTGGCTCCAGGGGCCTTTGCAGGGCTGGCCAAGCTGAACGCCCTCACCCTGGAACGCTGCAACCTCAGCACAgtgcccggcccggccctggcCCGGCTCCCAGAGCTAGTGGCCCTAAGGCTTCGAGAACTGGATATTGGGAGGCTGCCGGCGGGAGCGCTCCGGGGGCTGGGGCAGCTAAAAGAGCTGGAGATCCACCACTGGCCAGCTCTGGAGTCCCTGGAGCCCGGGAGCCTGGCTGGGCTCAATCTTAGCAGCCTGGCCATCACCCGGTGCAATCTGAGCTCCGTGCCCTTCCAGGCGCTGCGCCACCTGAGCTTCCTCAGGGTCCTGGATCTATCTCAGAACCCCATCTCAGCCATCCCAGCCCGAAGGCTCAGTCCCCTGGTTCGACTCCAGGAGCTTCGACTCTCCGGGGCCTGCCTCACCTCCATCGCTGCCCACGCCTTCCATGGCTTGACTGCCTTCCACCTCCTGGATGTGGCGGACAACGCCCTTCAGACACTGGAGGAAACGGCATTCCCTTCTCCAGATAAACTGGTCACCCTGAGGCTGTCTGGCAACCCCCTGACCTGTGACTGCCGCCTCCTGTGGCTGCTCCGGCTACGCCGCCGCCTGGACTTTGGCACATCCCCCCCTGCCTGTGCTGGTCCTCAGCATGTCCGGGGCAAGAGCCTGAGGGACTTCTCAGACATCCTACCTCCAGGGCACTTCACTTGCCAACCAGCCCTGATCCAAAAGTCTGGGCCACGATGGGTCATCGCAGAGGAGGGTGGACGCGCTGTCTTCTCCTGCTCTGGGGAtggggaccccacccccactgtctcTTGGATGAGGCCTCCAAGGGCTTGGTTGGGCAGGGCTGGGCGAGTAAGGGTGCTAGAGGATGGGACGCTGGAGATCCGCTCAGTGCAGCTACGGGATAGAGGGGCCTATATCTGTGTGGTCAGCAATGTGGCTGGGAATGACTCCCTGAGGACCTGGCTGGAAGTAATCCAAGTCGAGGCACCCAATGGCACTCTCTTTGACCACAACATTACCATGCCAGGGGTCCCAGGGCCTTTCTTCCTGGACAGCAGAGGTGTAGCTATGGTGCTGGCAGttggcttcctccccttccttacCTCTGTGACCCTCTGCTTTGGCCTTATTGCCCTCTGGAGCAAGGGCAAAGGACGGGTCAAGCATCATGTGACCTTTGACTTTGTGGCACCTCGGCCCTCTGGGGATAAGAACTCTGGGGGTAACCGGGTCACTGCCAAGCTCTTCTGACCTTAACTTTcatgctggggacccagccatGCCAGCTTCAGATACCAAAAGGGATGCGAACCAAGACCATGTGGACCAGAACCCCGTCCCAAGCAGCACAGGCCTCCCACACCTCCTGCCTGCACTGTTAGCACAGCTATGATGCCTCCTAATAGAGAGTCTGCCTCATGCTTTTGCAGCCTGAGGATAGTGTTGTCGCCCCTTCCCGGAGGGCCCCAGGGAGCTGGAGATATAGACCTTATAGTCAGCCCAGCCTTGCCCACCATACACAAAGCAGGAAACATAACCAAGGCTCCAGCCTGCTAGTCTAACCATCAGTCTTCCCTTACACACACTTACACTCTTTCATAATCTGTACCAACTGCCAACCACAGCTTTAAGATTATTTCAGAGGGAAGTGTCAGTTGCTTCTCAGAATCTTTGCTCCTCAATCAGGTGCTGTCCCTCTCTTACTGCTTTGTCGCCTTCTCCAGGCACAGGGAACTAGAGTTGAGGACCTCAGGCTAAGGAGACGAGGGTACAGTGTGGGATGGGGGAAGACAGACCACACGCTGGCGCTGTGTCCGCATGAGCCTCCACCACCTGCCTCTGTCACACCATTAAACCTGCTGCCCAAAGCCCATGACTGTAGCAGCCCAAACTACACGTGACTTCTGGAGTTTTCTTTACTTCAGACTTTTTGTGCCCCTTATTGCTGTCAAAtctcccccttcctgcccttcctcgCTGCCCATTGAGCGTGTATCCCCATAGCCTTGCCTACATCAAATATAAACAGGGGTTTATGCAAAAGTTGACCAGCCAGGCCCGGAGAGAACAGCACTCCTGGCCCATCTCAGTTTCCACCCCTTCCCCATACTCTCGTCTCTAGGGTTGCAGGAGCAGTACTCCACGTCCCAAGGGATTCCTCTGCAGAAATTCCAACCCAGGACACCCAGCTCCATCCCTCCTTTCTCGTTCTTGTTGGGATCTGCCTATCATTACTGTGTCTCAGATCCCTACTGCCCTTGAGGGAGGGCAAGAGGGGAACTCTTAGAAAATGACTAACAAAAGCAAGAATCTGCCCTTGTCAAAGGAGAGAGACCCAGAACACAGCAGGACTGGGCTTGCAGGaacaggggaggaggggccctgagcGCTTGAGTGAAAATGagaagaggcagcagcaggaatGTCTCCTAAATCACTTCCACtacccttcccccagctcccttGTTTAATGCAACCCCAGCGGGAAGCCCTCTCTGGAGAGAGGTCACTGTCTGATGGAGACCTCTGGTGCAGAGGCAGGTAGGAAGAAGAGATGCTGACTGTCTCCGAGTGTGCTTCAAATAGAGGGCAAAGCGGAGCCAGAAAAAGTAGAGACACTGAGAGCTCAAGGGAGAGCAGCCTCGATGTCATCAGAAGGGGAGGAGTGAAGGGAAAGGAGcggagcggggaggaggggcggagaaGTGGAGGCCACACAGCCCTGGAGGGCTTCTCTGCATCGTCCACCCTCAAAAGCCCCCACCCAGCCTTCACCAACAATCTGCAAGCGTGGTGACCTCCTGGCTAATTCCTGCTGCAGTGGTTCTGGTTCTGAAAGACCACTCATTACTGTCCCCAACAAGTGGGAGGAGCCGGCACCAGGAGGACACAGCAGCACTTCACGCCAGGCTAGCTTCTCAGCTGGGCAAGTAGGAAGCTGCGGGTGGGGCCAGAGGTGAAAGTGAGAACCCCGGAGAATCAATAATTGCGAAATGGGTGTCCCCGAGCCTCCAACCCTACCCCCGCCATGCACACACAATTCTTGTATCCCAACCACCTCCCTCTCCAGTTTATGAGACACCAGAAaggcttccctcctctccagATTCTCCACCAGCAGTTTACTAGGTTGGGACTTGCGGGCGCTCGTGTTTCTCACTCTAGCTGTCTACTCTGCAATGCAGAAAAGAGCGGAAGCCGCACTGCTGTTCGGAGAAGTCTCTGAGAAGCCCCCTGAGGCGGCGGAGAACAGATGACACAGATGGTGTGTGTCTGGAGCGGGCGATGCTGCCgcccgagtcccagagtctccAGGGCAGCGCTGCCCAGCAGAAATAGAATGCAAGTTCGGACGTCCTAATAtcacattaaaaaagcaaaaagacacAGATACGATTAATTTTAatactatgtattttatttaatttaacccAATGTACCCAGactattatcatttcaacatagcaatataaaaattagtagtgaaatattttacagttttgtcATATTAGGCCTTTGAAATCCACTGTATATTTTACACTCACAGCACATTCCAATTTGCTCACTACATTTTCACCAGAAATATCTTTTTGGTATTTAGGTTTCATAAAATTCACTGTTGAAAAAGTTGACTCACACATTCAAGCTGTTCCAAACATATTAAAAGTTTTCTAATAACTAAATCAAGGATTGTTTTTCACATTTAcattaattataatgaaataaatttaaaagcccACTCCTCAGTTGCACTAACCATCTTTCAAGTGCTCAatggccacatgtggccagtggctacttGCATTGGACAGCGCAGCTCCAGACACTACAACTCTGGGCATAGACGAGGACTCCTTGGTGGAGATGGCAAAGCATTGCCAGAGAAACACATTCAAGCTAGGGGAAGTGCTTGTGAAGTTACACCCCACTGCCGCCCCTCATTCTCCTCGCACAGCTTCTCCAGAGTCGGTTAGCGAAGCCACATTACTCTGATGAGCACTTCCGCAGCTTGTACAGTCAGCGAGCCAGTCCTCACGGCACCTGTCTGAGAAGGCTGCCCTTACTTAGTTCAGGTACAATTGTCCAGGCTGGTGTGTGGGTATCAAGTGTGTGAATGCAACCAGGGACATGTGCAGCTGTGCCCATGCGTGTGCACGCACAGGGATGCTATGGTCTGCATCATTTGGGGCAATCCAATAGAGCTCTTCTGGGGCTGAGACAgaggtggagaaaggagaaaaataacatttactgaggGCATATTCTGTATCAGTggctttatctttgttttcttatttaactcTCACACCAACCCCATAAAATAGGGCATCTTAGCTGACAGAACTAACAGTTAAATAAAGTAAGTAAATGCTGGAGTATACAGGGCTAGTTAGTAAGGGAGCTGCATTTGAACTCAGGGTGACTCAAAAGTCCAATGCCTCCACCATACTGCTCTACTGTTGTAGTCACTGCATGTTCTTATAACCCCTCCCCATGGCCTCTCAGGTGCAGGACCTGCCCAGGGAGCAAAGTAAAATCCAGGGGTCACCTTCTACCCCAAGAGCTCAGAACAACTTTTTTAGGGAAATTGGGGTCAGTTGTTAATTTTCACCTTCCTTCAGTAACTCTAATGCAACTGATTCAAGAAGCTGAGGGTTGGTTGGTTTTTActctttctcagtttctctcaCCCACTGTCCTTGCTGCCTCTGTCCCAGGGACCAGCAGAATGCAGCAGAAATTCCAGGGATCAGATGGACTGAATTGAAATACCTGGCTGCCAGCAACAGAGGCTCTCATAATTAAAAACAGAGGTTTCAgtcccgactggtgtggctcagttggttggaaccaTGGCTCACTgacctgtaaccaaaaggttgaaagtttgattcctggcaggggcacatacctaggttgcaggttagatccctggtccagggggttggatccctggtccaggcccaggtccccagtctgggcgTGCGTGGGAGGcaacaactgatgtttctctcccttcctctttcctttcctctctagctaaatgaaaagaaaatgttcttgggtggggattaaaaacaaaaactaaaaaccaaaaaaccccagaGGTTTCAGATTTCCTAGGTCCCTTTCTGGGTTCTAACCTCAACAACCTCTTAGGTTACTGCAAGGCTGCTCAGGAATTTCTCATATGGTGGAACAATCTGTGAACTATGTCAGATTTGAGGGAGATTTGACTCTGCCCACCTTCTGCCTACCTCTGCTGGACCGAACCTTCCTGAAGTCATTCCATCCACCCTCCACCTACCCTCCCCTTCCATTTCAGGTGTGGTGTCCCCTAAGCTGAGAGAAGTTTGGACCAAGTTACTCTGGCAGCATTTCAGCACTCCCCATGATGATCCCTGATACATTTTCGTTTCTCGATTTCCTTTGCCATGCTGGGTCCCTGATTCAAGGGATGAGAAGCCCGCAAGGCAATGACTGTTAGCTTATTTTGAATCAGGGACCCCTCTGAGAATATCTGGTACAAGCTATGAACAAAAACATTTATACATTGTCCACCGGCATCCTGAAGCCATCAAAGATTCCACAGAATGCAGGATAAGAACCTCTGCCGTGAGAAGCCTCAGGTAGCAGGAGAAAAGCTGAGGACTTAAGCTGCCTGTGCTCCCCAGAGTCCATTGGAGGCAAGGAAAAAAGGCTGGGAAGGACTATGGTGTGAAGTAGACAACAGCACAGGTAAGAACAGATGGTAGGATGGACCCTGTAAGAAAACACTGTTACCTCCACCTTCTCCTTCTctgtccccctttccccaccagcATCCATCTTTCAGAGAGGCAGGCAACTTGGGTGGGACTTTTGCTCTAAGAAGTGAtcgtggccctggctggtgtggttcagttggtggagcatcatccagtaaatGAAAGGtgcaggttgattcccagtcaaggtacatacctaggttgagggtttggtccccagtcggggcgtgTACAATCCCTGGTCCTAGCAacaaatcagtgcttctctctcacatcagtgtttctctctctcccttcctctctctaaaaaagcaagggaaaaaatgtccacaggtgaggatttaaaaaaaataagtgactgTGGTGGTGATGCAGGCTGGAGAGCACTGAGATCGGGGACTGCTGAGTCCTGGTCCTCCAGACTCCTCTGTAAGGGGAATTAAGTAGGGAGACAGCTGGATAGTGGTGGCTGGAAAGGCTGAGGAGAGTGTCTCTCTCCTAGGACACCTGCCACAATTCATCAATCTGATCTAAAGACTGAAGAGTAGCACCAGCATAATTTCTGATATTATGGCCCATGCTCCCAGTTGCCGGTTTCTGGTGAAGAGACTTGAgtaaatggggagaaaagggtgaCGCCTATAATGGGCAAAGGGAGTGTTCTGTTTGCCAAAAACTCGGACGGCTGAACATCTCTCTAACAGATTGTTTGTATGTTGTCCAGGAAGGGAACTCTGGAATCAGTCAGGGCTCTGGAACCAGGCTACTGTATTTGAGAACCCCTCACTGCCCACCCTCTAGCTAAAGTCTACTTTCACAGTTTGGCTTGTTGAGTGGAAACAACTGCCCATGGAACTCTCTAGGCCACACAGACCTTCTTAACTAGTTCCACCTACTGCCTCCTGCTATCTGTTCAAAAAATCCTTCAAGGAAAAGAATGGACTCTTTGAAACTggagatgaaaatttaaaaattataattcaccCAATGCCAGCCTTTCACAGTGCAATCTTTCAATCCTGATTTTGGGCTCTTAGAGGGGGATTTAGATGACAAATCCCAAatacacagagactgaaagtttGGAGTCATCTCACCTCAAGTTACCCCTTCTACTCCTCAACCGCCCTACGCCACCAATTATTTGAAGTTAACCTTCCTTCAGAAAATTTCCAGGAAAACTATACCTGCTTTACACTAGTCCGATTAAGAAATTCCTCCtgtggtttaatttttaatttttaatccctCTTTTTGGACCTCCATTtcattcctcttttcttcctaccACCTCCCATTGGAAATGGAAGATGATGGGCCCATAAAGTAGGTTTGTACTTTTTGTAGCAACAGTGGACATTCTTCCTTGGGTCTGAACTAgtccttttttaaagataaaaaacagcTAAAGCAATTAAGGCACTCGAGAATCTaggaataatttaagaaatatgtaAATTCTATATGACAAAAACTTCAAGGCACTGACAATGGGACACCAATGACTTAAACATGTATATAGGAATATTCTGTGCAGTAATTCTCCCTTAGGTAATCTAAAGTTTGTTTGTGTTCTAATCAAAATAGCATTAACAGTACATTGAAAAGTAAATTGTGCTATATTCCCACAATATACTACTAAAGAGTAATGAGAATGGATGAGCTGAAACTACATATGATGTGGGCTGAATCTCACACAAATAATGTTgcacaaaagaagccagaca
This portion of the Phyllostomus discolor isolate MPI-MPIP mPhyDis1 chromosome 14, mPhyDis1.pri.v3, whole genome shotgun sequence genome encodes:
- the LINGO4 gene encoding LOW QUALITY PROTEIN: leucine-rich repeat and immunoglobulin-like domain-containing nogo receptor-interacting protein 4 (The sequence of the model RefSeq protein was modified relative to this genomic sequence to represent the inferred CDS: inserted 1 base in 1 codon), with translation MAAATVAPMQAWPPWPPLLFLLLLPGGSSGSCPAVCDCTSQPRAVLCDHRRLEAVPGGLPADTELLDLSGNRLWALQQGMLSRLGLLQELDLSYNQLSTLEPGAFHGLQSLLTLRLQGNRLRIMGPGVFSGLSSLTLLDLRLNQIVLFLDGAFGELGSLQQLEVXDNHLVFVAPGAFAGLAKLNALTLERCNLSTVPGPALARLPELVALRLRELDIGRLPAGALRGLGQLKELEIHHWPALESLEPGSLAGLNLSSLAITRCNLSSVPFQALRHLSFLRVLDLSQNPISAIPARRLSPLVRLQELRLSGACLTSIAAHAFHGLTAFHLLDVADNALQTLEETAFPSPDKLVTLRLSGNPLTCDCRLLWLLRLRRRLDFGTSPPACAGPQHVRGKSLRDFSDILPPGHFTCQPALIQKSGPRWVIAEEGGRAVFSCSGDGDPTPTVSWMRPPRAWLGRAGRVRVLEDGTLEIRSVQLRDRGAYICVVSNVAGNDSLRTWLEVIQVEAPNGTLFDHNITMPGVPGPFFLDSRGVAMVLAVGFLPFLTSVTLCFGLIALWSKGKGRVKHHVTFDFVAPRPSGDKNSGGNRVTAKLF